A window of Equus caballus isolate H_3958 breed thoroughbred chromosome 10, TB-T2T, whole genome shotgun sequence contains these coding sequences:
- the ZNF793 gene encoding zinc finger protein 793 isoform X2, whose amino-acid sequence MIEYQRPVSFKDVVVGFTQEEWHRLNPAQRALYRDVMLETYSHLVSVGYEGTKPYVILRLEQEEAPWICEAACSGCHCQENIWQVNVQRKRRQDILLRQDAFISKKTLPKERSHEYNKFGKISLRSTDLFPSIQNSNNWDPCGKSVNHNLDLIGFKRNYSKKQDECYGYGKLLQHTNHDRRANGEKLWECSHCEKAFSHNPALTYKPAVSNSLVYKRKRVPPTEKPHTCSECGKAFCYKSEFIRHQRSHTGEKPYECTDCGKAFSHKSTLIKHQRIHSGIRPFECFFCGKAFTQKSHRREHQRTHTGERPFVCSECGKSFGEKSYLNVHLKIHTGERPYRCRECGKSFSQKSCLNKHWRTHTGEKPYGCNECGKAFYQKPNLSRHQKIHARKNAYRNENLIIVGKP is encoded by the exons ATGATTGAGTACCAG AGACCTGTGTCATTCAAGGATGTGGTTGTGGGCTTCACTCAAGAGGAGTGGCACAGGCTGAATCCTGCTCAGAGGGCCCTGTACCGggatgtgatgctggagaccTACAGCCACCTCGTCTCAGTGG GTTATGAAGGCACCAAACCATATGTGATCCTCAGACTGGAGCAGGAAGAAGCACCGTGGATTTGTGAGGCGGCGTGCTCAGGCTGCCACTGTCAGG AAAACATTTGGCAAGTTAATGTCCAGAGGAAAAGACGACAAGACATACTTTTGAGGCAAGATGCATTCATCAGCAAGAAAACACTGCCCAAGGAAAGAAGCCATGAATATAATAAGTTTGGGAAAATATCACTTCGGAGCACTGATCTTTTTCCTTCAATTCAAAACTCCAATAACTGGGACCCTTGTGGAAAGAGTGTGAACCATAACCTAGACTTGATTGGTTTTAAGAGAAACTATTCAAAAAAGCAAGATGAGTGCTATGGATATGGGAAATTGTTACAGCATACAAACCATGATCGAAGAGCTAATGGAGAAAAACTCTGGGAATGCAGTCACTGTGAGAAAGCTTTCAGCCATAACCCAGCACTTACATATAAACCAGCAGTAAGCAATTCTCTTGTGTACAAACGTAAGAGAGTTCCACCTACAGAGAAGCCCCACACCTGTAgtgagtgtgggaaagccttctgCTACAAGTCTGAATTCATTAGGCATCAGAGAAGTCACACTGGGGAGAAGCCATATGAATGCACTGACTGTGGGAAAGCCTTTTCACATAAGTCAACCCTCATTAAACACCAGAGAATTCACAGTGGGATAAGACCCTTTGAATGTTTTTTTTGTGGGAAAGCCTTCACCCAGAAGTCACACCGCAGAGAACATCAGAGAACACATACAGGAGAGAGACCTTTTgtatgcagtgaatgtgggaagtCATTTGGTGAGAAGTCATACctcaatgtacatctgaaaatacaCACAGGAGAAAGACCCTATCGTTGCAGAGAATGTGGAAAGTCCTTCAGCCAAAAGTCATGCCTCAATAAACATTGGAGAACTCATACCGGAGAAAAACCCTACGGATGCAATGAATGTGGCAAAGCTTTCTACCAGAAGCCAAACCTCAGTAGACATCAGAAAATTCATGCTCGGAAGAATGCCTATAGGAATGAAAACCTAATAATTGTGGGAAAGCCTTGA
- the ZNF793 gene encoding zinc finger protein 793 isoform X1, translating into MIEYQQRPVSFKDVVVGFTQEEWHRLNPAQRALYRDVMLETYSHLVSVGYEGTKPYVILRLEQEEAPWICEAACSGCHCQENIWQVNVQRKRRQDILLRQDAFISKKTLPKERSHEYNKFGKISLRSTDLFPSIQNSNNWDPCGKSVNHNLDLIGFKRNYSKKQDECYGYGKLLQHTNHDRRANGEKLWECSHCEKAFSHNPALTYKPAVSNSLVYKRKRVPPTEKPHTCSECGKAFCYKSEFIRHQRSHTGEKPYECTDCGKAFSHKSTLIKHQRIHSGIRPFECFFCGKAFTQKSHRREHQRTHTGERPFVCSECGKSFGEKSYLNVHLKIHTGERPYRCRECGKSFSQKSCLNKHWRTHTGEKPYGCNECGKAFYQKPNLSRHQKIHARKNAYRNENLIIVGKP; encoded by the exons ATGATTGAGTACCAG CAGAGACCTGTGTCATTCAAGGATGTGGTTGTGGGCTTCACTCAAGAGGAGTGGCACAGGCTGAATCCTGCTCAGAGGGCCCTGTACCGggatgtgatgctggagaccTACAGCCACCTCGTCTCAGTGG GTTATGAAGGCACCAAACCATATGTGATCCTCAGACTGGAGCAGGAAGAAGCACCGTGGATTTGTGAGGCGGCGTGCTCAGGCTGCCACTGTCAGG AAAACATTTGGCAAGTTAATGTCCAGAGGAAAAGACGACAAGACATACTTTTGAGGCAAGATGCATTCATCAGCAAGAAAACACTGCCCAAGGAAAGAAGCCATGAATATAATAAGTTTGGGAAAATATCACTTCGGAGCACTGATCTTTTTCCTTCAATTCAAAACTCCAATAACTGGGACCCTTGTGGAAAGAGTGTGAACCATAACCTAGACTTGATTGGTTTTAAGAGAAACTATTCAAAAAAGCAAGATGAGTGCTATGGATATGGGAAATTGTTACAGCATACAAACCATGATCGAAGAGCTAATGGAGAAAAACTCTGGGAATGCAGTCACTGTGAGAAAGCTTTCAGCCATAACCCAGCACTTACATATAAACCAGCAGTAAGCAATTCTCTTGTGTACAAACGTAAGAGAGTTCCACCTACAGAGAAGCCCCACACCTGTAgtgagtgtgggaaagccttctgCTACAAGTCTGAATTCATTAGGCATCAGAGAAGTCACACTGGGGAGAAGCCATATGAATGCACTGACTGTGGGAAAGCCTTTTCACATAAGTCAACCCTCATTAAACACCAGAGAATTCACAGTGGGATAAGACCCTTTGAATGTTTTTTTTGTGGGAAAGCCTTCACCCAGAAGTCACACCGCAGAGAACATCAGAGAACACATACAGGAGAGAGACCTTTTgtatgcagtgaatgtgggaagtCATTTGGTGAGAAGTCATACctcaatgtacatctgaaaatacaCACAGGAGAAAGACCCTATCGTTGCAGAGAATGTGGAAAGTCCTTCAGCCAAAAGTCATGCCTCAATAAACATTGGAGAACTCATACCGGAGAAAAACCCTACGGATGCAATGAATGTGGCAAAGCTTTCTACCAGAAGCCAAACCTCAGTAGACATCAGAAAATTCATGCTCGGAAGAATGCCTATAGGAATGAAAACCTAATAATTGTGGGAAAGCCTTGA